A region from the Sulfurospirillum oryzae genome encodes:
- the rpsB gene encoding 30S ribosomal protein S2, with amino-acid sequence MVTMKDLLECGVHFGHQTRRWNPKMKKFIFGERKNIYIVDLQKTLRYFRYTYNVVKDAAAEGKTMLFVGTKKQASQAIKEYAEKCGMPYVNHRWLGGMLTNYQTIRQSIRKLDIIEKMEEDGQIDLLTKKEALMLRRKKEKLLDYLGGIRNMKNLPDMIFVIDTVKEKIAVQEARRLGITVVAPLDTNCDPDVVDLPIPGNDDAIRSIQLFCKEMCEAMTEGYEIRSKDAPAADEAAEISEDEKKELINEVVSEEEFAVEEGE; translated from the coding sequence ATGGTAACCATGAAAGACCTATTAGAGTGTGGTGTACACTTCGGACACCAAACAAGACGTTGGAATCCAAAGATGAAAAAATTCATCTTCGGCGAGAGAAAAAATATCTATATCGTAGATTTACAAAAAACTCTACGTTATTTCAGATATACATACAATGTTGTTAAAGATGCAGCAGCAGAGGGCAAAACAATGCTTTTTGTTGGTACAAAAAAACAAGCAAGCCAAGCGATCAAAGAGTACGCAGAAAAATGCGGTATGCCATACGTTAACCACAGATGGTTAGGCGGAATGCTTACAAACTACCAAACAATCAGACAATCAATCCGTAAACTTGACATTATCGAGAAAATGGAAGAAGATGGACAAATTGACCTTCTTACTAAAAAAGAAGCGTTAATGCTTAGAAGAAAAAAAGAGAAACTTCTTGATTACCTTGGCGGTATCAGAAACATGAAAAACTTACCAGATATGATCTTTGTTATTGATACTGTAAAAGAGAAAATTGCGGTTCAAGAAGCAAGAAGACTTGGAATCACTGTTGTAGCTCCACTTGATACAAACTGTGATCCAGATGTTGTTGATCTTCCAATCCCAGGAAACGATGATGCGATTCGTTCAATTCAACTTTTCTGTAAAGAGATGTGTGAAGCGATGACTGAGGGTTATGAAATCCGTTCAAAAGATGCTCCAGCAGCTGACGAAGCAGCGGAAATTAGCGAAGATGAGAAAAAAGAGTTGATCAATGAAGTGGTCAGCGAAGAAGAATTTGCAGTAGAGGAAGGCGAATAA
- a CDS encoding MlaA family lipoprotein → MRFILACLLSFSLLSASEYLGANSQSNEDFEAEFNTQNNNDLFDPLSGYNEFMTSFNDKFYEYILRPTAQGYAYVVPQMGRHGISNFFENLFFPIRFVNNLLQFKFTNTLEETERFILNSTMGILGFRDVAGEELGIKAHDEDLGQTLGYYGVGNGFHVVLPFFGPSNVRDIAGLVGDAWLNPLNYIEARDANLLDSTEEAVAATAFYTINRTSLHVKEYDNFKKDAIELYPFLRNFYESRRNKLISE, encoded by the coding sequence TTGCGTTTTATTTTAGCCTGTTTATTAAGCTTTTCGTTACTTTCTGCTTCAGAGTATCTTGGTGCAAATTCGCAGAGCAACGAAGATTTCGAGGCTGAATTTAACACACAAAACAACAACGATCTTTTTGATCCACTCAGTGGATATAACGAATTTATGACCAGTTTTAATGATAAATTTTACGAGTATATCCTTCGTCCAACAGCACAAGGTTACGCCTATGTGGTGCCTCAAATGGGACGTCATGGAATTTCAAACTTTTTTGAAAATCTTTTCTTTCCTATCCGTTTTGTTAACAACCTTTTACAGTTCAAATTTACCAATACTTTAGAAGAAACAGAACGTTTTATACTAAACTCAACAATGGGTATTTTAGGCTTCCGCGATGTTGCAGGCGAAGAACTTGGCATTAAAGCACACGATGAAGATTTAGGACAAACACTTGGATATTACGGCGTTGGCAATGGCTTCCATGTTGTCTTGCCATTTTTTGGACCATCCAATGTACGTGATATTGCAGGACTTGTGGGCGACGCATGGCTTAATCCTCTTAATTACATTGAAGCTCGTGACGCAAATTTACTTGATAGTACAGAAGAAGCAGTTGCTGCCACAGCATTCTATACAATCAATAGAACTTCTTTACATGTAAAAGAGTATGACAACTTTAAAAAAGATGCTATTGAACTTTACCCTTTCTTGCGCAATTTCTACGAATCAAGAAGAAATAAACTTATAAGCGAATAA
- a CDS encoding Tgt2/MlaC family protein: MKRIFALLMLSLLCSYPAMALEERDISSFMQTNIDLATTILRDKKLPKAEKSEKIFVIFDSIFDYNLMAQLAIGGKQWSSLSSAKQTEFAKLFEQKLKTSYMEKLDLYTDEKLVIKNLEKIKDTRIHLTTHLMKNSEVYEIIYKFYKDKNGSWMIYDVDILGVSIIQAYRTQFADILAKEPFEKLLEKLKQPDEPAPKKQ, translated from the coding sequence ATGAAACGAATCTTTGCCTTATTAATGCTATCACTTTTATGCTCGTACCCTGCTATGGCACTTGAAGAGCGTGACATTTCTTCTTTTATGCAAACAAATATTGATCTTGCAACCACTATTTTACGTGATAAAAAACTCCCAAAAGCAGAAAAATCCGAAAAGATTTTTGTCATTTTTGATTCAATTTTTGACTATAATTTAATGGCTCAACTTGCTATTGGTGGCAAGCAGTGGTCATCACTTTCGTCGGCAAAACAAACAGAATTCGCTAAACTTTTTGAGCAAAAACTTAAAACATCTTATATGGAGAAGCTAGATCTTTATACGGATGAGAAACTTGTCATTAAAAATCTAGAGAAAATTAAAGATACTCGTATTCATTTAACAACACATTTGATGAAAAATAGTGAAGTCTATGAGATCATTTATAAATTTTACAAAGATAAAAATGGTAGCTGGATGATTTATGATGTTGATATTTTAGGCGTGAGTATCATTCAAGCGTACCGTACGCAGTTCGCTGATATTTTGGCTAAAGAGCCCTTTGAGAAGTTACTTGAAAAGCTCAAGCAACCCGATGAGCCAGCACCAAAGAAACAGTAA
- the trpA gene encoding tryptophan synthase subunit alpha produces the protein MKQLVAYITAGFPDKNFSLDLVSALKDAGVDKLELGIPFSDPVADGPIIEVANLHALQNGFKMETLFEISSIVAPKIETYWMGYFNPFYHKGVETFAQKAVEFGVKGFIIPDLPHEEAMPYVPLMDQYNLSLISFVAPTDSKERIATVVKDAKGFIYLVAYAGITGAHASEDLTKTIQMIKEQSNTPLFVGFGVNEKTAKERARGVDGVIVGSAFVEVLLNENLSATEKITTIAQKAKIIKDKINA, from the coding sequence GTGAAGCAATTAGTTGCCTATATAACAGCGGGATTTCCCGATAAAAATTTTTCATTAGATTTAGTATCAGCTTTAAAAGATGCGGGTGTCGATAAGTTGGAGTTGGGCATTCCTTTTTCCGATCCTGTTGCGGATGGTCCTATTATCGAAGTTGCTAACTTGCACGCGTTACAAAACGGTTTTAAAATGGAGACACTTTTTGAAATATCTTCCATCGTCGCCCCTAAAATTGAGACGTATTGGATGGGCTATTTCAATCCTTTCTACCATAAAGGCGTGGAAACTTTTGCACAAAAAGCAGTCGAATTTGGTGTCAAAGGGTTTATTATTCCAGATCTTCCGCATGAAGAAGCAATGCCGTATGTGCCTTTAATGGATCAATATAACCTTTCACTTATCAGTTTTGTTGCACCAACGGATAGTAAAGAGCGCATAGCAACGGTTGTCAAGGATGCTAAAGGATTTATTTATCTTGTAGCGTATGCTGGCATTACGGGTGCTCATGCAAGTGAAGATCTTACCAAGACCATTCAAATGATTAAAGAACAGAGTAATACACCTTTATTTGTGGGCTTTGGTGTGAATGAAAAGACAGCAAAAGAGCGTGCTCGTGGTGTTGATGGCGTTATTGTAGGAAGTGCTTTTGTAGAGGTCTTGCTCAATGAAAATCTAAGTGCAACTGAGAAAATTACAACGATTGCACAAAAAGCAAAAATTATCAAAGATAAAATTAACGCATAA
- a CDS encoding Hpt domain-containing protein — translation MGLLAQLEVDFDIEIVGDFISHYAIMCENMEPLIIGLSKKERYSDNIGDLFRIFHNMKSAAGFLKLDPIIKLAVLCEDIVEEARTLQGPASEEFIDWLLLVSDQFEKYRKDVENDAAFFTVLNPLIIKVPHTLEKE, via the coding sequence ATGGGTCTTTTGGCACAATTGGAAGTTGATTTTGACATCGAAATTGTAGGAGATTTTATCTCTCACTATGCCATTATGTGTGAAAACATGGAGCCTCTGATTATTGGGCTTAGTAAGAAAGAGCGCTATTCTGACAATATTGGAGATCTTTTTCGCATTTTTCACAATATGAAATCAGCCGCAGGATTTTTAAAACTAGATCCAATTATTAAACTAGCGGTGTTGTGTGAAGATATTGTAGAAGAAGCACGTACATTGCAAGGTCCTGCAAGCGAAGAATTCATTGATTGGTTACTTCTTGTCAGTGATCAGTTTGAAAAGTACCGAAAAGATGTGGAAAATGATGCCGCTTTCTTTACGGTTTTAAATCCTTTAATTATTAAAGTACCTCATACGTTGGAGAAAGAGTGA
- the panB gene encoding 3-methyl-2-oxobutanoate hydroxymethyltransferase, with translation MKTITSIKQQKGQTPLTVITAYDALFASLFDQRVDIILVGDSLNMSFNAKPDTLSASMEVMLYHTKAVCAGAKETFIVCDMPFGTYTDEKMALHNASLVYSQTNAHAVKIEGGVSRAHIIKALTQNSIAVMGHIGLMPQYVRSEGGYKVRGRSEEDILALIEDAKAVEEAGAFSLVIEGVVEEAARRISEAISIPTIGIGAGKYTDGQVLVWSDMLGFFQAFQPKFVKRYLEGATLIQDAVDAYVKEVKERSFPEAPYTYTK, from the coding sequence ATGAAAACAATTACATCCATTAAACAACAAAAAGGGCAAACACCCCTTACCGTCATTACCGCCTATGATGCACTTTTTGCTTCATTGTTTGATCAAAGAGTTGACATCATTCTCGTTGGCGATAGCCTCAACATGAGTTTCAACGCCAAGCCAGACACGCTCTCAGCCAGTATGGAAGTCATGCTCTACCACACAAAAGCTGTATGTGCTGGTGCTAAAGAGACTTTCATAGTGTGTGATATGCCTTTTGGAACTTATACTGATGAGAAGATGGCACTGCATAATGCTTCCTTAGTTTACAGCCAAACCAATGCGCATGCAGTTAAAATCGAAGGTGGTGTGAGTCGTGCTCACATTATCAAAGCATTGACACAAAATTCTATCGCGGTCATGGGACACATCGGTCTTATGCCCCAGTATGTGCGCTCAGAAGGTGGGTACAAAGTACGTGGACGCAGTGAAGAAGATATACTCGCATTGATCGAAGATGCCAAAGCCGTCGAAGAAGCGGGAGCGTTTAGCTTAGTGATCGAAGGCGTTGTTGAAGAAGCGGCACGTCGTATTTCTGAAGCGATCTCTATTCCAACGATTGGTATAGGTGCTGGAAAATACACTGACGGTCAAGTTTTGGTTTGGAGCGATATGTTAGGCTTTTTCCAAGCATTTCAACCTAAATTTGTCAAACGCTATTTAGAAGGTGCTACACTGATTCAAGATGCCGTTGATGCTTATGTTAAAGAAGTTAAAGAGCGCAGCTTTCCAGAAGCTCCGTACACCTACACAAAGTGA
- the ruvB gene encoding Holliday junction branch migration DNA helicase RuvB, which translates to MERIVEIEKISFENEYEKSLRPTSFENYIGQEKIKKNLQVFIQAAQKRSECLDHILFFGPPGLGKTTLAHIISNEMRTNMKITAAPMIEKSGDLAAILTNLQEGDILFIDEIHRLSPAIEEILYPAMEDFRLDIIIGSGPAAQTIKIDLPRFTLIGATTRAGMISSPLRDRFGMHFRLQFYTKDELSLIITKASHKLEKICLQDAASEMARRSRGTPRIALRLLKRIRDYADVVDEESISIERAQYGLNELGVNDLGFDELDIKYLELLLQTKGRPLGLSTIAAALSEDEGTIEDVIEPYLLANSYIERTARGRVATAKTYELFRLTPPALQSALFEDNV; encoded by the coding sequence ATGGAACGCATCGTCGAAATCGAAAAAATCTCCTTTGAAAATGAGTATGAAAAAAGCTTACGTCCGACTTCATTTGAGAACTACATTGGACAAGAGAAGATCAAAAAGAACTTGCAAGTTTTTATTCAAGCGGCGCAAAAACGCTCTGAGTGTTTAGATCACATTCTCTTTTTTGGACCTCCTGGTCTTGGTAAGACAACATTGGCGCATATCATCTCCAACGAAATGCGTACCAATATGAAAATAACCGCCGCTCCGATGATCGAAAAAAGTGGCGATTTAGCCGCGATTTTAACGAATCTTCAAGAGGGAGACATCCTTTTTATTGATGAAATTCACCGTCTTTCACCTGCGATTGAAGAGATTCTCTACCCCGCTATGGAAGATTTTCGTCTTGACATTATCATCGGCTCTGGCCCTGCGGCACAAACGATCAAAATCGACTTACCTCGTTTTACACTCATTGGCGCTACGACACGTGCGGGTATGATTAGCTCGCCATTGCGTGATCGATTTGGTATGCACTTTCGCCTACAGTTTTACACCAAAGATGAACTCTCACTTATCATCACCAAAGCATCGCATAAACTGGAGAAAATCTGTCTTCAAGATGCGGCAAGCGAAATGGCAAGACGCTCACGTGGAACACCTAGAATTGCGCTTCGTCTTTTAAAACGTATTCGTGATTATGCCGATGTGGTGGATGAAGAGAGCATTAGCATTGAGCGAGCGCAGTATGGTTTGAATGAACTGGGTGTCAATGACCTTGGCTTTGATGAGCTTGACATCAAATACCTTGAACTTCTATTGCAAACCAAAGGCAGACCACTAGGTCTTAGCACCATTGCAGCTGCACTTAGTGAAGATGAGGGAACCATCGAAGATGTGATTGAGCCTTATTTGCTTGCCAACAGTTACATTGAGCGAACAGCGCGTGGAAGAGTTGCGACCGCCAAAACGTATGAGCTTTTCCGCCTCACACCCCCAGCGTTACAAAGCGCACTTTTTGAGGATAATGTATGA
- a CDS encoding AI-2E family transporter: MNEHRFFLTAIFLAVLFSIVKLYQPFLMIITIASLLAMATYTINLQLYKLTKSKHLSALLSTVFLSVLLFGPIVYTITSIGGIVNNFDFSMIEKVQTYLRTLDYHLPAPLAFMQSTLDDFISNLNIAQISSTALSYLGSIGKNSAGFLKDMLLIVVFFFFALLNGKDLIDYFKSVMPIDAKEVNFVFSEVTNVMSVVFYSILFSAIFQGALFAIIGMYFGYDGLLLGIFYGFASLIPIVGGALMWIPLCAIEVAHGNTTTAIIIATYSIVVISIIADTFIKPLIIKYINDKMVKTPTAVNELLIFFAIFAGLTTFGFWGMILGPAITTLFISLLKLYKLLKEKHYM, from the coding sequence ATGAATGAACATCGCTTCTTTTTAACCGCTATTTTTTTAGCCGTTTTATTTTCTATTGTTAAGCTTTATCAGCCTTTTTTGATGATTATTACCATAGCTTCACTCTTAGCCATGGCAACCTATACGATCAATCTTCAATTGTATAAATTGACAAAAAGTAAACATTTATCTGCGCTTTTGTCAACAGTTTTTCTATCAGTCCTCCTGTTTGGACCTATTGTTTATACGATAACATCCATTGGTGGAATCGTCAATAATTTTGATTTTTCCATGATTGAAAAAGTGCAAACATATCTGCGAACACTTGATTATCACCTTCCTGCGCCACTGGCTTTTATGCAGTCAACTTTGGATGATTTTATCAGCAATCTAAACATTGCTCAAATTTCTAGCACCGCCCTCTCTTATCTTGGCTCCATTGGTAAGAACAGTGCTGGATTTTTAAAAGATATGCTTCTCATCGTTGTCTTTTTCTTCTTTGCACTTCTGAATGGTAAAGACCTTATTGACTATTTCAAGAGCGTTATGCCTATTGATGCGAAAGAGGTCAATTTTGTCTTTTCTGAAGTCACCAATGTGATGAGTGTCGTTTTTTACTCTATTTTATTTAGTGCAATCTTTCAAGGAGCACTCTTTGCGATTATTGGTATGTATTTTGGTTATGATGGATTATTATTAGGAATTTTTTATGGCTTTGCCTCGCTCATTCCTATCGTTGGTGGAGCACTTATGTGGATACCACTGTGTGCCATCGAAGTCGCACATGGCAATACCACAACAGCCATTATCATTGCAACCTATTCGATTGTCGTCATCTCCATTATTGCCGATACTTTTATCAAGCCACTTATCATCAAATACATCAATGACAAGATGGTCAAAACACCAACAGCTGTGAATGAACTCTTGATTTTCTTCGCTATTTTTGCGGGACTTACAACGTTTGGTTTTTGGGGAATGATACTTGGCCCTGCAATTACCACGCTCTTTATTTCTCTTTTAAAACTCTACAAACTGCTCAAAGAAAAACATTACATGTAA
- a CDS encoding dynamin family protein, translated as MSLLESFVASYKEHFLKVVPQFDATLLGALKKVQYVLLSEHQLPSIQLKKALDRLQMRSEEPMKVAITGQFSSGKSTFLNALLAKSILPTGITPVTSKVNYIRYGEEFKIRVRYKDGRDEYHDINTIAHFTDQREHVEDIAYLVLYAPLNILKDVVFVDTPGLNSQAATDTQTTEKVLKEVDGIIWLTLIDNAGKMSELQVLEEYLGKYQNKSLCVLNQKDKFTPTQVEETTNYVKTAFKEFFSDVIPISARQALESRSHDKKVMMEEKLEEFMHDLHVKLQSGGEKLDFASVEHDFKAYQSTLDSILQSDLGANLKLLEESNIDKVLDFIRNEIQPKSTQSKEFAITKEIKDISSKLITQHQLFLAIYDELLEEIVRFEAEAKNLFSELKGKFSHDLKSAFMRIEQIIETIADAIYNQITTEKQTRYEAQKAGLFSKHQTYLPFEYQAPKINSDLIYKSLFYEENLIGKMFKQYVRNLLSIQNEVNDKNRLVYRSLEQGILKWQAPYEVIRKSEELHSDIEFANMRRFASKAYESILKPFNDEIADSYAKISSEFNHLSSAVSFNYQNATEVCVAFLENKIEKSAKLYEENPTKFSLYVPKLDEIKERLRTSFHLYELENMMNTRNTFLNKDYDRLISQFTAIKEEKVAFLEERKARHHKIIEQIQALQSEVI; from the coding sequence ATGAGTCTACTAGAGAGTTTTGTCGCTTCGTATAAAGAGCATTTTTTAAAAGTGGTACCCCAGTTTGACGCAACGCTTTTAGGAGCACTTAAAAAAGTACAGTATGTGCTTCTCTCCGAACACCAACTCCCCTCTATCCAACTCAAAAAAGCACTGGATCGTCTTCAAATGCGTTCAGAAGAGCCGATGAAAGTAGCGATTACAGGGCAGTTCTCAAGTGGAAAGTCAACATTTCTCAACGCTCTTTTAGCCAAAAGTATTTTACCAACGGGCATCACACCCGTAACTTCAAAAGTTAATTACATTCGCTATGGCGAAGAGTTTAAAATTCGTGTGCGTTACAAAGATGGTAGAGATGAGTACCATGACATCAACACGATTGCCCATTTTACAGATCAGCGAGAACATGTTGAAGACATTGCCTACCTTGTGCTTTATGCACCGCTGAACATTCTTAAAGATGTTGTTTTTGTCGACACGCCTGGTCTTAACTCACAAGCCGCAACCGACACGCAAACCACCGAAAAAGTGCTTAAAGAGGTCGATGGTATTATCTGGTTGACACTCATCGACAACGCAGGGAAAATGAGTGAGCTTCAAGTTTTGGAAGAGTACCTTGGTAAGTACCAAAACAAATCGCTTTGCGTCTTAAATCAAAAAGATAAATTTACACCTACTCAAGTTGAAGAGACAACCAACTATGTCAAAACAGCGTTTAAAGAGTTTTTTAGTGATGTCATTCCTATCTCAGCCCGTCAAGCCTTAGAATCACGCAGTCACGACAAAAAAGTGATGATGGAAGAGAAGCTTGAAGAGTTTATGCACGATTTACATGTAAAGCTTCAAAGCGGTGGCGAGAAGCTCGATTTTGCTAGTGTTGAGCATGATTTTAAAGCATACCAAAGCACACTGGATTCTATTTTGCAAAGTGACTTAGGTGCCAATCTCAAACTTTTGGAAGAGTCAAACATCGACAAAGTTTTAGATTTCATTCGTAACGAAATTCAGCCTAAATCAACGCAATCCAAAGAGTTTGCTATTACCAAAGAGATTAAAGATATTTCTTCCAAACTGATCACGCAGCATCAGCTTTTCTTAGCCATTTACGATGAACTTTTGGAAGAAATTGTACGCTTTGAAGCCGAAGCAAAAAACCTTTTTTCTGAGCTAAAAGGCAAATTCTCACACGACCTTAAAAGCGCTTTTATGCGCATTGAGCAAATTATTGAAACCATTGCCGATGCCATTTACAATCAAATCACAACCGAAAAACAGACGCGTTACGAAGCGCAAAAAGCAGGGCTTTTTAGCAAGCACCAAACGTATCTGCCTTTTGAGTACCAAGCGCCTAAAATTAACTCTGATCTCATCTATAAAAGTCTTTTTTATGAAGAGAATCTCATCGGTAAAATGTTTAAGCAATACGTACGAAATCTTCTCTCCATTCAAAATGAAGTCAATGATAAAAACCGTTTGGTCTACCGTTCATTAGAGCAGGGTATTTTAAAATGGCAAGCACCCTACGAGGTAATTCGCAAAAGCGAAGAGCTTCACTCTGACATTGAATTTGCTAATATGCGCCGTTTTGCCTCTAAGGCGTATGAGAGTATTTTAAAGCCCTTTAACGATGAAATTGCAGACTCGTACGCGAAGATCAGCTCTGAGTTCAACCATCTTTCCAGTGCGGTGAGTTTCAACTACCAAAATGCCACCGAAGTATGTGTCGCCTTTTTGGAAAACAAGATCGAAAAATCAGCCAAACTCTATGAAGAAAACCCAACAAAGTTTTCTCTTTATGTTCCCAAACTCGATGAGATCAAAGAGCGTCTTAGAACGTCGTTTCATCTCTACGAGCTAGAAAACATGATGAACACACGAAACACGTTTCTCAATAAAGATTATGACCGTTTGATTAGCCAATTTACCGCTATTAAAGAAGAGAAGGTAGCCTTTTTGGAAGAGCGAAAAGCAAGACATCATAAAATCATAGAGCAGATACAAGCCTTACAAAGCGAAGTCATTTAA
- a CDS encoding dynamin family protein — protein MHVINDFFLLIWGERLNQQAVFDEKHKTILDQHVSTAFDNFCDGSAIVLIASPQNFANMAALEEPKTVLQTLFQQSTFSKETLQYAQSQLLGYLLFLGNLQINHAILKRLELLKKEGIISYDAVRSLGSILSLIEEKKIEVASLHVKSATTQENYYKTALNLLFTAIENLKQAVELPRLKERLHVIPERLENQRFSIGITGVMNAGKSTMLNALLGQEVLGTSVVPETANLTLIKYAKEPYAVVNFWNAKEWSKIEEGAKSLKSLESFVKESRAHFGEKFNTLITPKGESESIDVKDLALYTSAKHSDKKCNLVKSVELYTDLKFVQDGVQIVDTPGLDDPVIQREEITLEYLSECDLMIHLMNAAQAATQKDVDFIIDALLYRNVARLLIVITRIDAIKEKELAEVIAYTKRSIEARLKEQNKEAKLDEVIAKIVFIPIAGKLALMHKLGQGEEALALGYDMERTGLPLVEAYLEDVLFGSNSQKANLIISANRKEIESIMSESMASFEQELHYLNISHEEIEHAYAKHQEEKKVMASFLEQIKISVAQNKDEMQQYFGTLQKFASNRLDTLQNVVKRRITDDVSYEFSKNKKAPKEERIGSIIETAIKDGMVDLIRDYRYEFQKKMQSALDYMDAKYGEFKSDAKSSGFDARAFCEEHLGSLLIFKNSTVIIAGVNDAIKKYGKNDLNALSSLLDTLFSTEFSGIKEMLTDKLQRVNQELLSSFVSLCEAPARSIEERFSAEEELIERAMRQMKDATLNREARIAEIKEKERVMSIVLNDLSATKEPK, from the coding sequence ATGCATGTCATCAATGATTTTTTCTTACTCATTTGGGGTGAGAGGTTAAACCAGCAAGCTGTTTTCGACGAAAAACATAAAACTATCCTCGATCAACACGTATCAACCGCTTTTGATAACTTTTGTGATGGTAGTGCCATCGTGCTTATCGCAAGCCCTCAGAATTTTGCCAATATGGCAGCCCTTGAAGAACCTAAAACTGTTTTACAAACACTTTTTCAACAATCAACCTTTAGCAAAGAAACCCTACAATACGCTCAAAGCCAACTGCTTGGCTATCTGCTTTTCCTTGGCAATTTGCAGATCAACCATGCCATTCTTAAACGCTTAGAGCTTTTAAAAAAAGAGGGGATTATTTCCTATGACGCGGTGCGCTCTTTAGGGAGTATTTTAAGTCTTATTGAAGAGAAAAAAATCGAAGTGGCATCTTTACATGTAAAGAGTGCAACAACCCAAGAAAACTACTATAAAACAGCCCTCAACCTTCTTTTTACCGCCATTGAAAATCTCAAACAGGCAGTTGAACTTCCACGGCTCAAAGAGCGTTTACATGTCATCCCTGAACGCCTTGAAAATCAACGTTTTTCTATTGGTATCACCGGTGTTATGAATGCGGGTAAATCAACCATGCTTAACGCACTTTTAGGACAAGAAGTTTTAGGCACTTCCGTTGTGCCAGAAACAGCTAACCTAACACTCATTAAATACGCTAAAGAGCCTTACGCTGTAGTGAACTTTTGGAATGCCAAAGAGTGGAGCAAGATCGAAGAGGGTGCAAAAAGCCTTAAAAGTTTAGAGTCATTTGTTAAAGAGAGCAGAGCGCACTTTGGTGAAAAATTTAACACTTTGATAACGCCAAAAGGTGAAAGCGAATCCATTGATGTTAAAGACTTAGCCCTCTATACTTCGGCAAAGCACTCTGATAAAAAATGCAATTTGGTCAAAAGCGTCGAACTCTACACCGATCTTAAATTTGTTCAAGACGGTGTCCAAATCGTCGATACCCCAGGTCTGGATGATCCTGTTATCCAGCGTGAAGAGATTACATTAGAGTATTTAAGTGAATGCGATTTGATGATTCATCTTATGAACGCAGCACAAGCTGCGACACAAAAAGATGTAGACTTCATCATTGATGCGCTGTTATACCGCAACGTGGCACGTTTACTCATTGTCATTACACGCATTGATGCCATAAAAGAAAAAGAGCTTGCAGAGGTTATTGCTTACACGAAGCGTAGCATTGAAGCACGGCTGAAAGAGCAAAACAAAGAGGCAAAACTGGATGAAGTGATCGCTAAGATTGTCTTTATCCCGATTGCTGGCAAGCTTGCTCTTATGCATAAATTAGGACAAGGAGAGGAAGCACTTGCTCTGGGTTATGACATGGAGCGCACAGGTTTGCCGCTTGTGGAAGCCTACCTTGAGGATGTTCTCTTTGGCTCAAACAGTCAAAAAGCCAATCTTATTATCTCTGCCAATCGCAAAGAGATCGAATCGATCATGAGCGAATCTATGGCATCATTTGAGCAAGAGCTTCACTACTTAAATATCTCCCATGAAGAGATCGAACACGCTTATGCCAAACATCAAGAAGAGAAAAAAGTGATGGCAAGCTTTTTGGAGCAAATCAAAATCAGTGTCGCTCAAAATAAAGACGAGATGCAACAGTACTTTGGTACCCTTCAAAAATTTGCAAGCAATCGCCTCGATACACTTCAAAATGTGGTGAAAAGGCGCATTACCGATGATGTCAGCTATGAATTTAGTAAAAATAAAAAAGCACCCAAAGAGGAGCGTATCGGCTCTATTATTGAAACGGCAATCAAAGATGGGATGGTGGATCTCATTCGTGACTATCGCTACGAATTTCAAAAGAAGATGCAAAGCGCACTTGACTATATGGATGCAAAATATGGCGAGTTTAAAAGTGATGCGAAATCATCTGGTTTTGATGCCAGAGCTTTTTGTGAAGAGCATTTGGGCTCACTGCTTATCTTTAAAAACAGCACAGTGATCATTGCTGGTGTGAACGATGCGATCAAAAAGTATGGTAAAAATGACCTAAATGCACTCTCATCGCTGCTTGATACACTTTTTAGTACAGAATTCTCTGGCATCAAAGAGATGCTAACCGATAAACTTCAAAGAGTCAACCAAGAGCTTTTAAGCTCATTCGTAAGCCTTTGTGAAGCACCTGCTCGTAGTATTGAAGAGCGTTTTAGTGCCGAAGAAGAGTTGATTGAGCGTGCAATGCGCCAGATGAAAGATGCAACACTTAACCGTGAAGCGCGCATAGCAGAGATTAAAGAAAAAGAGCGTGTGATGAGTATCGTCTTGAATGATTTAAGTGCAACAAAGGAGCCAAAATGA